acttagttttaagaattttttttaaaattctattctCATTGAAAAAGGTGggtatttaatattattatatcaaGAGAATAAAAATTAAGATACGAATTACTATTATCAAAGAACTCTTCCTTGTATTGATATATTATTGGGGTTGTTTTGGaaataaaaatctattttcaTAAATATATGATGAAACAAAAGTATCTTAATTTAATATTTGGAATATTAAAAACAATTCATAACTATTTGtaacactaaaaaaataaagttgtgctTGATtagcatttttattttctttcttcattttcaatatcttttattttttagaattttgttaaaaaaaacagtaaaaacaattataattttcatacaaataaaagaattaatctatcacttttttttttaaatagtatgAGGCAAATTTATGATATTAACAAatctcttaaaaaaattattctacaTATTTTTGTTAGAGACAAAATCAAAGATAAATGAACTAATGAAATGACATTCTATATATGTTTCTATACGATGAAAACTCAAgtgaaattaattttatgtgaagttgataattgagaatCGTTAAATGATTTGATAACTTTGACTAAATTATCGTCTAACAACTCTCAATTAtcaatttcacataaaattaaCAGGAAGTGTTTCTATATAACTTAAAAAGATTTACCTTGAATCTTCCTTATCAAAAGTTGGAACTTCTCATTGAAATTTGGGTATCTAAGATGAGTCCAAGAGGAATCCATTAACCCAAAATTCTCATCAACTTGAGCTTTATCATCTCTTAGGTAATAGCTACCTTGAAATGCCCACAAGCCCCAATCCAAGTCATTCCCAACTAGGTAGGTTTGAAGGCAAGTCAAGAAATTATTGTCTTCTTCATTGGAACCACTTTCATCAAATCCAAACTCACTAAAGATTAAAGGAGCTGCATCACTACCACTTCTTAGAAACCCTACTTGATTATCCAATGCTTCAAGACTATTAGCACAAATCTTGTTTAATGGTTGCATAGTCCAAGTTTCTTTCAAGTTGAGAATTCCAACCCCAGACCAAGAATACAAATGTGTCTCATACACCAATTTTTTCCCTATGTTTAACTTAAGATGTTTTCTCTTTAGAAAATGAAACTCTGTATCATAATTCAAACCTGACACAACCACCAGTACCTGTGGATTTGCCTTGTGAATTGTTTTTGCTCCTTCACTCATGTAATGGTACCAATCTCCCTTATTTTGCCTTGGACCATGCAATTCATTCCTCAAGCTCATTGCCACCACCTATTTttaaacccaaaaaaaaaaaaacctaggATCAAATAGTTGTGTCAATATCTCCATTATAAAAAAAGTCGTGCAATTAGGTATCTTTTAAATATTGTCTTTTATTCAGCTTtcagaaaaaagagaaaattaaaaacaagtaacttttttgattttttgaacaATTAGTATGTGAAAGTGggtatttaaattaattaaataataataaatttttaaaaagaatgaTTAAAAGCTACAAATTAAAGGATAACTAGCATTTCTAAAAAAAAAGTATGTCAATATCATTCGAATCAATTAAaagaaactaaaaatattaCGTGTACATATTAGAGTGTGGGACACCGTCAACCTatgtattttattaaaattagctGACAATGTCTccaaaataatttgataaaattttaaaaatatttttagatatttaCTTATTTCCATTTAAtcctaaaaatagaaaaaaatttatataaaattttaagttattttttgtcttatcttatttttatttttagttaccTGATGAATTTTTTCGAATCTCAACTTGTCAACTAAAGTAGGTCGAAGTCAGCAAAGTGTCTCATACCCTATATGTACAAATAATACAACTtgttaaaaaagaagaaaatgataaTGTCGCTCCctctaaattaaatatatatattatctttttctAAAACTATCCACAATCTTTATGAATATGACAAAAAATATCAGAAAAAGTTgatataacaaataaaaatcGTTGATAGttttaaagaaagataaaaaaatataattaaaaagtgGCGTTATTAATTTAGGAGTAACATTATCGTTTCCCAAAatagaaagagagaaaaaaaagtatatgaaTTTCGTACATACAACAGAATTTCCAGCATAGTGTTTGCCTACTAAACTAAGGCCTTGCATCCATTCGAAAGGatcaaaatatttatcataaaaGAACCCAtttccatcatcatcattgcaACACCATTTTGCCTTGCTAACATGATTATCAAGCAACACCATCACATTTTGATCTCCAAGTTCCTTAACCAATGTATCAAAGACTTGTATGTGAGTCATCTTCAACAAAGaaggatttgattttgaaatccCTTTGACAACCTCTTTATGTATTCTTAACTCTCTCAATGTGTCTTCAACAACATTATTCTCATAACGTGTCCACAtgtaaattgcataggtgaggCGGACacaattgaatctttga
This sequence is a window from Arachis stenosperma cultivar V10309 chromosome 10, arast.V10309.gnm1.PFL2, whole genome shotgun sequence. Protein-coding genes within it:
- the LOC130954404 gene encoding glycosyl hydrolase 5 family protein-like isoform X3 gives rise to the protein MSEGAKTIHKANPQVLVVVSGLNYDTEFHFLKRKHLKLNIGKKLVYETHLYSWSGVGILNLKETWTMQPLNKICANSLEALDNQVGFLRSGSDAAPLIFSEFGFDESGSNEEDNNFLTCLQTYLVGNDLDWGLWAFQGSYYLRDDKAQVDENFGLMDSSWTHLRYPNFNEKFQLLIRKIQGSTFHTSHVLLPTQNEGQEYKDIFICFKTMQESKPCPKVWSNCRFNSLFLHSSFLKRSVF
- the LOC130954404 gene encoding glycosyl hydrolase 5 family protein-like isoform X4 — protein: MLGKISNVVLVLVYYSILTSSYSNGYPLSTQNRWIIDESTKQRSKLVCGNWAGHLEPMLPEGLNKKPLKDLVSQLVNQRFNCVRLTYAIYMWTRYENNVVEDTLRELRIHKEVVKGISKSNPSLLKMTHIQVFDTLVKELGDQNVMVLLDNHVSKAKWCCNDDDGNGFFYDKYFDPFEWMQGLSLVGKHYAGNSVVWYETLC
- the LOC130954404 gene encoding glycosyl hydrolase 5 family protein-like isoform X2, producing MSEGAKTIHKANPQVLVVVSGLNYDTEFHFLKRKHLKLNIGKKLVYETHLYSWSGVGILNLKETWTMQPLNKICANSLEALDNQVGFLRSGSDAAPLIFSEFGFDESGSNEEDNNFLTCLQTYLVGNDLDWGLWAFQGSYYLRDDKAQVDENFGLMDSSWTHLRYPNFNEKFQLLIRKIQGFPVTLSNDCKSKNSSWIFVSPSKLHLATTNIQSDGEYLCLQKDSNSPTILTSKCICIEDDDDSTCLNNPQSQWFQLVPTNNNVQPSTQAMFYSQPKMRDRNIKTSSYASKLCKSQSLVRKFGQTVGLIVFFFTLLF